Proteins from one Bacteroidota bacterium genomic window:
- a CDS encoding TerC family protein: LLIVEGIHLEVPKGYIYFAMAFSLFVEVLNLNVRRRNQYRDGQLAASPPLPR, from the coding sequence CTGCTGATTGTAGAGGGGATACACCTGGAGGTACCCAAGGGCTATATCTACTTTGCCATGGCCTTCAGCCTCTTTGTAGAGGTGCTGAACCTGAACGTGCGCCGCCGGAACCAATACCGGGATGGGCAGCTCGCGGCTAGCCCCCCCTTGCCCCGCTGA